Part of the Oscillospiraceae bacterium genome, GCCCCTGTGCTATTTCGAAATAAAAAAAGTTATTAAAAGGATTAGAAGTACTTTTTACTACGATACATATATTAAATGATTTATTAAGGATAAGTCGTCTTGAACTTAAATTTGGCACAAAATTTGTAGAAGCAATAATATCTTCAACTTTTTTTCTTGTCTTAGGACTTACACCTTCTTTGCCGTTGATTACAAAAGATACAACAGTAGTAGAAACTCCGGCCATTTTGGCAATATCTTTTATTGTAAGTTTTGACATTATAATCACCTTTCTCTAAAGACCTAACCAATACATTATATCACAAAAACAGAGCAATTGCAACAACAAGAAAATAAATCATATAGAACAAATGCAAAACGTTTTATAAAAAAATAAAAAAAGTATTGACAAATGAGATAAATTGATTATAATGGAGTTATGTAAACCGTTTGGATTTATATTAATTTATTTTGAAAGGAAGATGTAAAATGGCAGGCGGTCCTGGTGCATATGTTTTTGGCGAAGAAGAAATTAGAGAAATTCAAGAGGTGACAGATGCTAAATATCTGTTCCGCTATGGTTCACTTGACAACCCTAGTTTCAAGAGAAAGGTTTTCACATTTGAAGAAGAATTTAAGAAGAAGATGGGTGCAGATTACTGTGTTGCTACTAGCAGCGGAACAGGCTCTTTGATGTGTTGCTTATCAGCAATCGGTATACAGCCCGGAGATGAAGTAATTGTTCCCGGATATACCTTTATTGCATCTATATCATCAATTATTCTTATGAATGCTATCCCTGTTTTAGCAGAAATCAACGATAGCCTTACAATCGATCCTGAAGATGTAAGAAAGAAAATAACAGATAAAACAAAAGCTATCATGGTTGTACATATGCTCGGTAATCAGTGTAATATGGATGAAATCATGAAGATAGCTAAAGAACACAATTTGTACGTTATTGAAGACTGCTGTCAAGCATGCGGTGCTTCTTATAAGGGCAAGAGACTTGGTACAATCGGAAATATCGGTGCATTTTCACTTAACTTCTTTAAAACAATCTCTACCGGTGATGGCGGTGCTGTTATCAGTAATGACTATGATATGTATGAGAGAGCTTTTGGTTTCCACGATCAAGGTCATAAGCCCAACAGAACAGGTGTTGAGGTTGGTAAAAGAAGTATCGTTGGTATGAATATGAGAATGAACGAGCTTACAGGTGCTGTTGCTATTGCTCAGACAAGAAAGCTTGATGAAATTCTTACAACATTACGTACAAAGAAAGCTAAGCTTAAGGCTATGATCAGCGGACTTAACGGCTTCAAGTTCAGAACAATCAACGATGAAGCAAACGAGTGTGCAACTCTCTTAACTTTAATCTTTGATACAAAAGAATTAGCAGATGCATTCTGTGCAGAAGTAAATTCTAAGACAATTTGCCATTCCGGTTGGCACGTATACAACAATATGGAGCAGATCTTGAACTTTGACGGCGGAAAGAGATACCACAAGAATATGCTTCCTCAGACTGATGATATATTAGAGAGAGCAGTAAACATCAGCGTTGGCGTTGTTGACGGCGGTCTTGGCTCTGCTTTCGGTATCAACATCAATTCAACCGATGAAGAAATCGAAGCTGTTGGTAACAAGATTATAGAAGTTGTTAATAAATTAACCAAATAATAACTAATAAAGTGTTTATTTGATAAGGAGAATAACGATGAAAAAATTTAAGTATTCCGTAGGCCCTTGGAACGTACACGAGGGAGCAGACGCTTATGGTCCTGCTGTAAGAAAAACTATCGAATTTGGCAAGAAGCTTGAAGAATTCAAAAAAATCGGTATTGATGCTATTCAGTTCCACGATGATGATGCAGTACCGGAGTTAAATGACTTAACAAATGAGCAAATCATCGCTCGCGCAAAAGAAGTTCGCTCTATGTTGGATAACAATGGCTTGGTAGCAGAATTTGTTGCTCCGAGACTTTGGATGGACGGTCACACAATCGATGGCGGATTTACATCCAATAGCGAAAAAGACAGAGAGTTTGCAATGTACAGAGCATATCGTTCAATTGATATTGCAAATACACTCGGATGCGATAAGGTTGTATTGTGGCTTGCAAGAGAAGGTACTCTTTGCTATGAAAGTAAAGACCCTGTTTTAGCAGTAAACAGACTTATCGAATCAATTAACAAGATGCTTGATTATGATAAGAACATCAAAATTTTGATTGAGCCTAAGCCCAATGAGCCTATTGATAGAAATGTTTGTCCTACAATGGGTCACGTTATGGCAGTTTCCGCTGCTTCTAACGATCCTTCAAGAGTAGGTGGACTTTTAGAGTCAGCACACGCTATTTTACGAGTGTTCATAACTTACCTCAAATGATAGTAAAGAACCTCAGCACGCAATTTGCGTGTCGAGGTTCTTTACTGGAGCTGGTGATCGGACTTGAACCGACGATCTGCTGATTACGAATCAGCTGCTCTACCGACTGAGCCAC contains:
- a CDS encoding DegT/DnrJ/EryC1/StrS family aminotransferase, yielding MAGGPGAYVFGEEEIREIQEVTDAKYLFRYGSLDNPSFKRKVFTFEEEFKKKMGADYCVATSSGTGSLMCCLSAIGIQPGDEVIVPGYTFIASISSIILMNAIPVLAEINDSLTIDPEDVRKKITDKTKAIMVVHMLGNQCNMDEIMKIAKEHNLYVIEDCCQACGASYKGKRLGTIGNIGAFSLNFFKTISTGDGGAVISNDYDMYERAFGFHDQGHKPNRTGVEVGKRSIVGMNMRMNELTGAVAIAQTRKLDEILTTLRTKKAKLKAMISGLNGFKFRTINDEANECATLLTLIFDTKELADAFCAEVNSKTICHSGWHVYNNMEQILNFDGGKRYHKNMLPQTDDILERAVNISVGVVDGGLGSAFGININSTDEEIEAVGNKIIEVVNKLTK